One Catharus ustulatus isolate bCatUst1 chromosome 20, bCatUst1.pri.v2, whole genome shotgun sequence DNA window includes the following coding sequences:
- the RHBDL3 gene encoding rhomboid-related protein 3 isoform X3 yields the protein MSNKRSNSFRQAILQGNRRLCSKALLEETGLSLSQRLIRHVAYETLPREIDRKWYYDSYTCCPPPWFMITITLVEVAFFLYNGVVLDRFVLQVSHPLYLKNALLYHPQLRAQAWRYLTYIFMHAGIEHLGLNVVLQLLVGVPLEMVHGAARISFVYVAGVVAGSLAVSVADMRAPVVGSSGGVYALVSAHLANIVMNWSGMKCQFKLLRMAVALICMSFEFGRAVWLRFHPSAYPPCPHPSFMAHLGGVMVGITLGVIILRNYEQRLQDQTLWWIFLSIYVIFVLFAIFWNIFAYSLLDLKLPPPP from the exons ATGAGCAACAAAAGGTCCAACAGTTTCCGCCAAGCCATCCTGCAGGGGAACAGGAGGCTGTGCAGCAAGGCCCTGCTGGAGGAGACGGGGCTGAGCCTCTCGCAGAGGCTGATCCGGCACGTGGCCTACGAGACGCTGCCGCGCGAGATCGACCGCAAGTGGTACTATGACAGCTACACCTGCTGCCCCCCGCCCTGGTTCATGATCACCATCACTCTTGTAGAG GttgccttttttctttacaatgGAGTGGTCTTAGACAGATTTGTGCTGCAAGTCAGCCACCCCCTGTACCTGAAGAATGCATTACTGTACCATCCCCAGCTTCGGGCCCAGGCTTGGAGGTACCTAACCTACATATTCATGCATGCAGG GATAGAACACCTTGGGCTCAATGTTGTCCTTCAGCTCTTGGTTGGGGTTCCTCTGGAAATGGTGCACGGAGCTGCGAGGATCAGTTTTGTGTACGTTGCAGGAGTTGTGGCAG ggtccctggcagtgtcagtGGCTGACATGAGGGCACCGGTGGTGGGCTCCTCTGGAGGTGTGTATGCTCTTGTCTCTGCTCACCTGGCCAATATTGTGATG AATTGGTCAGGAATGAAGTGCCAATTCAAACTGCTGCGCATGGCTGTTGCCTTGATCTGTA TGAGCTTTGAATTTGGAAGAGCCGTGTGGCTGCGATTCCACCCCTCCGCTTaccccccctgcccccacccCAGCTTCATGGCTCACCTGGGAGGGGTGATGGTTGGAATCACCCTTGGTGTCATCATCCTGAGGAACTATGAGCAGAGACTCCAAGATCAGACTTTATGGTGGATCTTCCTTTCTATTTATGTcatttttgtcttgtttgccatcttctggaatatttttgccTACAGTCTGTTGGATCTAAAGCTACCTCCCCCTCCTTGA
- the RHBDL3 gene encoding rhomboid-related protein 3 isoform X2: MGDRLPEPHASSSPAVAAGSEAEEIEVLDSEDVLPMAAEDFDPDNTGYISTEKFRSLLQRHGSELDPHKLEVLLALADSNSEGRICYQDFVNLMSNKRSNSFRQAILQGNRRLCSKALLEETGLSLSQRLIRHVAYETLPREIDRKWYYDSYTCCPPPWFMITITLVEVAFFLYNGVVLDRFVLQVSHPLYLKNALLYHPQLRAQAWRYLTYIFMHAGIEHLGLNVVLQLLVGVPLEMVHGAARISFVYVAGVVAGSLAVSVADMRAPVVGSSGGVYALVSAHLANIVMNWSGMKCQFKLLRMAVALICMSFEFGRAVWLRFHPSAYPPCPHPSFMAHLGGVMVGITLGVIILRNYEQRLQDQTLWWIFLSIYVIFVLFAIFWNIFAYSLLDLKLPPPP, translated from the exons TTTGATCCTGACAACACTGGCTACATCAGCACTGAGAAGTTTCGCTCCCTTCTCCAGAGACACGGCTCGGAGCTGGACCCCCACAAGCTGGAGGTCCTGCTAGCCCTGGCAGACAGCAACTCTGAGGGGAGGATCTGCTACCAGGACTTCGTCAACCTG ATGAGCAACAAAAGGTCCAACAGTTTCCGCCAAGCCATCCTGCAGGGGAACAGGAGGCTGTGCAGCAAGGCCCTGCTGGAGGAGACGGGGCTGAGCCTCTCGCAGAGGCTGATCCGGCACGTGGCCTACGAGACGCTGCCGCGCGAGATCGACCGCAAGTGGTACTATGACAGCTACACCTGCTGCCCCCCGCCCTGGTTCATGATCACCATCACTCTTGTAGAG GttgccttttttctttacaatgGAGTGGTCTTAGACAGATTTGTGCTGCAAGTCAGCCACCCCCTGTACCTGAAGAATGCATTACTGTACCATCCCCAGCTTCGGGCCCAGGCTTGGAGGTACCTAACCTACATATTCATGCATGCAGG GATAGAACACCTTGGGCTCAATGTTGTCCTTCAGCTCTTGGTTGGGGTTCCTCTGGAAATGGTGCACGGAGCTGCGAGGATCAGTTTTGTGTACGTTGCAGGAGTTGTGGCAG ggtccctggcagtgtcagtGGCTGACATGAGGGCACCGGTGGTGGGCTCCTCTGGAGGTGTGTATGCTCTTGTCTCTGCTCACCTGGCCAATATTGTGATG AATTGGTCAGGAATGAAGTGCCAATTCAAACTGCTGCGCATGGCTGTTGCCTTGATCTGTA TGAGCTTTGAATTTGGAAGAGCCGTGTGGCTGCGATTCCACCCCTCCGCTTaccccccctgcccccacccCAGCTTCATGGCTCACCTGGGAGGGGTGATGGTTGGAATCACCCTTGGTGTCATCATCCTGAGGAACTATGAGCAGAGACTCCAAGATCAGACTTTATGGTGGATCTTCCTTTCTATTTATGTcatttttgtcttgtttgccatcttctggaatatttttgccTACAGTCTGTTGGATCTAAAGCTACCTCCCCCTCCTTGA